One genomic segment of Desulfomicrobium sp. ZS1 includes these proteins:
- a CDS encoding glycosyltransferase, with protein MTAETDYSAERVQLTDGSVDVRILRDGRVQHLGGKRGAENELRRVAQIPADGVLPVFLGSGLGAGLADMLARTAGPVAVVDAESAIGALTGVPGNWRNDPRVFWIDEADPAAALDLLTRWQIRHGGLPFAPVRDPFYARLRPGLYRDLADRLEVSRKVDFWSRARYPKFRSSVPRVLLLTSSYFLMGELEAAFTRLGYATCLVQLPSQEVGSQEFVESILSEILTFRPDFVLTINHLGVDKEGILTALLARMELPLASWFVDNPHLILYVYENLASDWVTLFTWDVDNIESLKAQGFSRVHYLPLATDPHRFAYAPDTAFKRDVAFVGNSMLYKVHAKLRHYDFPPALLGDFEDLGQAFMESGSLSVKRFLEEERPGHLAAFQALPDVDTRLAFETLITWQATLLYRLRRVRELLPFNPLLVGDPGWRELLPEGGWTYHRELNYYADLPGFYPATRINFNCTSQQMKGAVNQRVFDVPVCGGFLLTDHRRQMEALFEPGREIVCYQEPGEIAGLVRHYLRHDGERAKIIQAARSRILAEHTYDLRLESLVRTMRSIYG; from the coding sequence ATGACCGCCGAAACAGACTACTCCGCCGAACGCGTCCAGTTGACCGACGGGTCCGTGGACGTGCGCATCCTGCGCGACGGCCGCGTCCAGCACTTGGGCGGCAAGCGCGGAGCCGAGAACGAATTGCGCAGGGTGGCTCAGATTCCGGCCGACGGCGTTTTGCCCGTCTTTTTGGGTTCCGGACTGGGAGCGGGCCTGGCCGATATGCTGGCCAGGACTGCGGGCCCGGTGGCCGTGGTCGATGCCGAATCCGCCATTGGCGCGTTGACCGGAGTGCCGGGGAATTGGCGAAACGATCCCCGGGTGTTCTGGATTGACGAGGCGGACCCCGCGGCGGCTCTGGACCTGTTGACCCGCTGGCAGATCCGGCACGGCGGCCTTCCTTTCGCGCCGGTGCGCGATCCGTTTTATGCCCGGCTGCGGCCCGGTCTGTATCGCGATCTGGCCGACCGTCTGGAGGTCAGCCGCAAGGTCGATTTCTGGAGCCGGGCGCGTTATCCCAAGTTCCGCTCCAGCGTCCCGCGCGTGCTGCTCCTGACCAGCTCCTATTTTCTGATGGGCGAGCTGGAGGCCGCCTTCACCCGCCTGGGCTACGCGACCTGCCTGGTGCAACTGCCCAGCCAGGAAGTGGGCAGCCAGGAATTCGTCGAATCCATTCTTTCGGAAATTCTGACTTTTCGTCCGGATTTCGTGCTGACCATCAATCATCTCGGCGTGGACAAAGAGGGCATTCTGACCGCGCTTCTGGCGCGCATGGAGTTGCCCCTGGCGTCGTGGTTCGTGGATAATCCGCACCTCATTCTCTACGTTTACGAAAATCTGGCCTCGGACTGGGTCACGCTCTTCACCTGGGATGTGGACAACATCGAGTCCCTGAAAGCGCAGGGGTTTTCACGCGTTCATTACCTGCCGCTGGCCACGGATCCGCACCGCTTCGCCTACGCGCCGGACACGGCATTTAAGCGTGATGTCGCCTTTGTCGGCAACTCCATGCTCTACAAGGTGCACGCCAAATTGCGGCATTACGACTTTCCCCCAGCCCTGCTTGGTGATTTCGAAGATCTTGGGCAGGCCTTCATGGAGAGCGGAAGCCTGTCCGTGAAGCGTTTTCTGGAGGAGGAACGGCCGGGGCATCTGGCGGCCTTCCAGGCGCTGCCCGATGTGGATACCCGGCTTGCCTTCGAGACCCTGATCACCTGGCAGGCGACCCTTTTGTACCGCTTGCGGCGGGTCCGCGAGCTCTTGCCCTTCAATCCCCTGCTGGTCGGCGATCCGGGCTGGCGCGAGCTTCTGCCCGAGGGCGGCTGGACCTATCACCGCGAACTCAACTACTACGCGGACCTGCCCGGATTTTACCCGGCCACGCGCATCAATTTCAACTGCACCAGCCAGCAGATGAAGGGCGCGGTCAACCAGCGCGTCTTTGACGTGCCGGTCTGCGGCGGTTTTCTGCTCACGGACCACCGGCGGCAGATGGAGGCGCTTTTCGAACCGGGCCGGGAGATCGTCTGCTATCAGGAGCCGGGCGAGATCGCGGGGCTTGTCCGTCATTACCTCCGCCACGACGGTGAGCGGGCAAAGATTATTCAGGCCGCGCGTTCCCGCATTCTGGCCGAACACACCTACGACCTGCGCCTAGAGTCCCTGGTCCGGACCATGCGCTCCATCTACGGATAG
- a CDS encoding glycosyltransferase family 9 protein produces MKKPILVIQMQRMGDLILSFPLFLWLERAFPGHPVWVMAEPGFAQPLARLSPQVRYFGYGQAGDVRSEAFHLVINLSHRAESMALAGSLRCDALVGGYLRDGVTRIEGDWQEYRASLTHNNRHNRFHWADLNALDVIPHGIMGQTRWPAPRQMPPGIRHVGLFLGASEADKRPGAAFWVGLIAELERHGFVPVLLGGPGERELCREVLRLAARPVASACGSLGLDAFAVYGQTLAAMITPDTGPMHLAAWSGLKVLNLSMGPVHAFETGPYQPGHVVLRSSRDCVGCWRCRFDLPRCHERFKPARVVRVLEAMLGRKGNLSGLRLPGLEIFATGRKGGLYDLIPLSAHAKAGQRLSAYWQAFWLHAFGRGSLDDCLAAAGKLRDDHAALVRVMAVGALRFFRAASSASDSLRLVRDWDRASLALRPLSGYAAVHLSNHDCTLASRKRVLALAEAHFGFLRQS; encoded by the coding sequence GTGAAAAAGCCCATCCTGGTCATCCAGATGCAGCGCATGGGGGACCTGATCCTGTCCTTCCCTCTTTTTTTGTGGCTGGAACGGGCATTTCCCGGCCACCCGGTCTGGGTCATGGCCGAGCCGGGTTTTGCCCAGCCGCTCGCGCGCCTGAGTCCGCAGGTGCGCTATTTCGGTTATGGGCAGGCCGGGGATGTGCGCAGCGAAGCGTTTCATCTGGTCATAAATCTCAGTCACCGGGCCGAAAGCATGGCCTTGGCCGGCAGCCTGCGCTGCGACGCTCTGGTTGGCGGATACCTTCGGGACGGAGTGACCCGCATCGAGGGAGACTGGCAGGAATACCGGGCCTCGCTGACCCACAACAACCGGCACAACCGTTTTCATTGGGCCGATCTCAATGCCCTGGACGTGATCCCGCACGGGATCATGGGCCAGACCCGCTGGCCCGCGCCGCGTCAGATGCCCCCGGGCATCCGTCATGTAGGCCTTTTTCTTGGCGCAAGCGAAGCGGACAAAAGGCCCGGCGCCGCGTTTTGGGTCGGACTCATCGCGGAGCTGGAGCGGCACGGCTTCGTGCCGGTGCTCCTGGGCGGACCGGGCGAGCGGGAATTGTGCCGCGAGGTGCTCCGCCTCGCCGCGCGACCGGTGGCCAGCGCCTGCGGGTCCCTGGGGCTGGATGCGTTTGCCGTGTACGGACAGACCCTGGCCGCCATGATCACCCCCGACACCGGACCCATGCACCTGGCGGCCTGGTCGGGGCTCAAAGTGCTCAATCTGTCCATGGGCCCGGTGCATGCCTTTGAGACCGGCCCCTACCAGCCGGGGCACGTGGTGCTGCGCAGTTCAAGGGATTGCGTTGGTTGCTGGCGCTGCCGTTTTGATCTTCCGCGTTGTCATGAACGATTCAAGCCCGCACGGGTGGTTCGCGTGCTAGAGGCCATGCTTGGGCGCAAGGGCAATCTCTCAGGATTGCGGCTTCCCGGACTTGAGATTTTTGCCACTGGCCGCAAGGGCGGTCTCTATGACCTGATACCCCTCTCCGCCCACGCCAAGGCCGGGCAGCGACTGTCCGCATACTGGCAGGCATTCTGGCTGCACGCCTTTGGGCGAGGCTCCCTGGACGACTGCCTGGCTGCGGCCGGGAAGCTGCGCGATGACCATGCCGCCTTGGTGCGTGTCATGGCAGTCGGCGCACTGCGATTTTTTCGCGCCGCGAGCAGTGCCTCCGACTCCCTGCGGCTTGTGCGGGACTGGGACCGCGCATCTTTGGCCCTGCGTCCTTTAAGTGGGTACGCCGCCGTTCACCTGTCCAATCATGACTGCACCTTGGCCAGCCGCAAGCGCGTGCTGGCCCTGGCCGAGGCGCATTTCGGCTTTCTTCGTCAATCCTGA
- a CDS encoding efflux transporter outer membrane subunit → MRRLILVIALVTLGGCATLAPERERPAMPVPEAWNAPAQSGPVQAGVDELGWRDAFPDPALQELIATALGQNRSLRQAVLAMDKARAQFGIARADRVPNVDASGVNSNTRSPGDLRGGIEGIDRQWNVGLGISSFELDFFGRVKSLEDSALESYLATEEARRAAHISLVSQIARGYLTLAGDREHLALARETLESRQATLDLTLAQLAHGMSTELARHQAEEVVAVAQAEVARLTAQVNMDENALAVLAGVPISDLFLPAQAINDVVLNTAVTPGLPSELLTRRPDILEAEHRLWAAGAEIGAARAAFFPRIGLTTTAGLASLELTDLFDSAQRVWTFVPSITLPIFDAGRNKAKLEAAKAEQQIRIAQYEETIQNAFREVSDALAKNQGYEGQVQAQARRAASAEKSRLLVDQRFSAGLESAFAVHDAERTLFTARQNLLDARLARKLATVELFTALGGGWQENGLQASAQ, encoded by the coding sequence ATGCGAAGATTGATACTCGTGATCGCGCTCGTCACGCTTGGCGGCTGCGCCACTCTCGCTCCTGAACGGGAGCGCCCGGCCATGCCCGTACCTGAAGCGTGGAATGCACCGGCCCAGTCCGGCCCAGTCCAGGCCGGAGTCGACGAACTCGGCTGGCGGGACGCCTTTCCCGATCCGGCCCTGCAGGAACTCATCGCCACCGCGCTGGGCCAGAACAGAAGCCTGCGCCAGGCCGTGCTGGCCATGGACAAAGCCCGGGCGCAATTCGGCATCGCCCGCGCCGACCGTGTCCCGAACGTTGACGCTTCGGGCGTCAACTCCAACACGCGATCGCCCGGCGATCTGCGCGGCGGGATCGAAGGGATCGATCGGCAGTGGAACGTGGGCCTTGGCATCTCGTCCTTCGAGCTTGATTTCTTCGGCCGGGTCAAAAGCCTGGAAGATTCGGCCCTGGAAAGCTACCTGGCCACTGAGGAGGCCCGCCGGGCCGCGCACATCAGCCTCGTGTCCCAGATCGCCAGGGGCTACCTGACCCTGGCCGGGGACCGCGAGCATCTGGCCCTGGCCCGGGAAACCCTGGAGAGCCGCCAGGCAACCCTGGACCTGACCCTGGCGCAACTGGCCCACGGCATGAGCACGGAGCTGGCCCGCCATCAGGCCGAAGAAGTCGTGGCCGTGGCCCAGGCCGAGGTCGCGCGGCTCACGGCCCAGGTGAACATGGACGAAAACGCCCTGGCCGTGCTGGCCGGAGTGCCGATCTCGGACCTGTTCCTCCCGGCGCAGGCCATCAACGACGTGGTTCTGAACACGGCAGTCACGCCGGGGCTGCCATCGGAACTCCTGACCCGCCGCCCCGACATCCTTGAAGCCGAGCACCGTCTGTGGGCCGCGGGCGCCGAAATCGGCGCGGCGCGGGCCGCGTTCTTCCCGCGCATCGGTCTGACCACGACGGCGGGCCTGGCCAGCCTGGAGCTGACCGACCTGTTCGATTCGGCCCAGCGGGTCTGGACTTTCGTGCCCAGCATCACCTTGCCCATCTTCGACGCAGGCCGGAATAAAGCCAAGCTTGAAGCCGCCAAGGCCGAACAGCAAATCCGCATCGCGCAGTACGAAGAGACCATCCAGAACGCCTTTCGCGAAGTCTCCGACGCCCTGGCCAAAAACCAGGGCTACGAGGGACAGGTCCAGGCCCAGGCCCGTCGTGCGGCCAGTGCCGAAAAAAGCCGACTGCTGGTCGATCAGCGCTTTTCGGCAGGTCTTGAGAGCGCCTTTGCCGTGCACGACGCCGAACGCACCCTGTTCACGGCCAGACAGAACCTGCTCGATGCCCGCCTGGCCCGGAAACTGGCCACGGTCGAGCTTTTCACCGCTCTTGGCGGCGGCTGGCAGGAAAACGGGTTACAGGCCTCAGCGCAATAA
- a CDS encoding efflux RND transporter permease subunit translates to MAHFFINRPVFAWVLAIAAMLGGVLAITGLPISQYPPIAPPSVAISATYPGASAKTLEDAVTQVIEQKMKGIDNLDYMSSTSQSSGQAEITLTFKAGTNPDIAQVQVQNKLQLAMALLPQEVQAQGVQVTKAVRNFVQVLGFVSEDGSMARAQLADYVAANVLDGMSRVEGVGEVTLFGSQHAMRIWLNPDQLHTYSLTPADVAAAIKAQNAQISAGQLGGLPSVEEQRINFTVSVQDRLQTPEQFRNVLLKTNTDGSTVRLGDVAKVELGAENSQVVSRYNGQPAAALAIKLATGANALKTVEAIAEYTDSISSTFPAGLKVVEAFDTTPFVRISIEEVVRTLLEAVVLVFLVMYLFLQNFRATLIPTIAVPVVLLGTFGVLAAFGYSINTLTMFAMVLAIGLLVDDAIVVVENVERIMHEDGLSARDATHLSMTQISGALVGIALVLSAVFVPMAFFGGSTGVIYRQFSITVVSAMVLSVLVALILTPALCATMLKPAKPGQGKRGFFGLFNRGFDRTANGYQKLVGSMTRRWGRSIILYALILAAMMFLFQRLPTGFLPDEDQGMLFVQVQLPIGATQDRALNVLERIETHFLEAEKDSVQSLMAVAGFSFAGSGQNTAMCFVRLKDWSMRKGPDTHVKAIAGRAMAAFSQYRDAQVFAFAPPAVMELGNAAGFDFELQDMAGLGHEKLTAARNQLLGMASQHPDLAMVRPNGLDDTPQYRIDIDWDKAGALGLAVSDVTGVIATAWGSSYVNDFLDKGRVKKVIMQGEAPYRMMPEDLTRWHVRGKSGQMVPMSSFATAHWTSGSPRLERYNGVPAMQILGAPAPGKSSGQAMATMENLAGQLPEGIGYSWTGLSFQERQAGSQTALLYGLSILVVFLCLAALYESWSLPASVILVVPIGVVGALAAVSLRGLTNDVYFQVGLLTTMGLAAKNAILIVEFAKSLVESGMDIMTAVVEAARQRLRPILMTSLAFGLGVLPLALNSGAGSGGQNSIGTGVIGGTIASTIIGSLLIPVFFVIVAKRGLSRKEPKNATTRAIIPGGHPCED, encoded by the coding sequence ATGGCACATTTTTTCATCAATCGCCCGGTATTCGCCTGGGTTCTGGCCATCGCCGCCATGCTTGGCGGCGTGCTGGCCATAACGGGCCTGCCCATCTCCCAGTATCCGCCCATCGCTCCGCCATCGGTGGCCATCAGCGCGACCTATCCAGGCGCGTCGGCCAAGACCCTGGAAGACGCGGTCACCCAGGTCATCGAACAGAAGATGAAGGGCATCGACAATCTGGACTACATGTCCTCGACCAGCCAATCCTCGGGTCAGGCCGAAATCACCCTGACCTTCAAGGCCGGCACCAACCCGGACATTGCCCAGGTGCAGGTCCAGAACAAGCTGCAACTGGCCATGGCGCTGTTGCCGCAGGAAGTGCAGGCCCAGGGCGTGCAGGTCACCAAGGCGGTCAGGAATTTCGTGCAGGTGCTCGGCTTCGTTTCCGAAGACGGGTCCATGGCCAGGGCGCAGCTGGCCGACTATGTGGCCGCCAATGTTCTTGACGGCATGAGCCGCGTGGAAGGCGTCGGCGAGGTCACCCTGTTCGGCTCGCAGCACGCCATGCGCATCTGGCTCAATCCTGATCAGTTGCATACCTACAGCCTCACCCCGGCGGATGTCGCCGCCGCCATCAAGGCCCAGAACGCCCAGATCTCCGCCGGTCAGCTCGGCGGACTGCCCTCGGTGGAAGAGCAGCGCATCAACTTCACGGTCAGCGTCCAGGACCGCCTTCAGACTCCCGAACAATTCCGGAACGTCCTCTTAAAGACGAACACCGACGGGTCCACGGTGCGCCTGGGTGACGTCGCCAAGGTTGAATTGGGGGCGGAAAATTCACAGGTCGTCTCCCGCTACAACGGCCAGCCCGCGGCGGCCCTGGCCATCAAGCTGGCCACCGGCGCCAATGCGCTGAAGACCGTCGAGGCCATCGCCGAATACACGGACAGCATCAGTTCGACCTTTCCCGCCGGATTGAAGGTCGTAGAAGCATTCGACACCACGCCCTTCGTGCGCATCTCCATCGAAGAGGTGGTCCGCACCCTGCTGGAGGCCGTGGTGCTGGTCTTTCTGGTCATGTACCTCTTTCTGCAGAACTTCCGGGCCACGCTCATCCCGACCATCGCCGTGCCCGTGGTTCTGCTCGGCACCTTCGGGGTGCTGGCAGCCTTTGGCTACTCCATCAACACCCTGACCATGTTCGCCATGGTCCTGGCCATCGGCCTGCTGGTGGACGACGCCATCGTCGTGGTCGAAAACGTCGAACGCATCATGCATGAAGACGGCTTGTCGGCCAGGGACGCGACCCACCTGTCCATGACCCAGATCTCCGGAGCCCTGGTCGGCATCGCCCTGGTGCTGTCCGCCGTCTTCGTGCCCATGGCCTTCTTCGGCGGCTCCACGGGCGTCATTTACCGCCAGTTCTCCATCACCGTGGTCTCAGCCATGGTCCTCTCCGTCCTGGTGGCCCTGATCCTGACCCCGGCCCTGTGCGCCACCATGCTCAAACCCGCCAAGCCCGGACAAGGCAAGCGCGGCTTCTTCGGCCTGTTCAACCGCGGCTTCGACCGCACCGCGAATGGCTATCAGAAGCTGGTCGGCTCGATGACCCGGCGCTGGGGGCGATCGATAATTCTCTACGCGCTCATCCTGGCCGCCATGATGTTCCTGTTCCAGCGGCTGCCCACGGGCTTTCTCCCGGACGAGGACCAGGGCATGCTGTTCGTGCAGGTCCAGTTGCCCATCGGCGCGACCCAGGACCGCGCCCTGAATGTGCTGGAACGCATCGAAACCCACTTCCTGGAAGCCGAGAAGGACTCCGTGCAATCGCTCATGGCCGTGGCGGGCTTCAGTTTCGCCGGCAGCGGCCAGAACACGGCCATGTGCTTCGTGCGCCTGAAAGACTGGAGCATGCGCAAGGGTCCCGACACGCACGTCAAGGCCATTGCCGGACGGGCCATGGCCGCTTTCTCGCAGTACCGCGACGCGCAGGTCTTCGCCTTTGCTCCGCCGGCGGTGATGGAACTGGGCAACGCGGCCGGCTTCGACTTCGAGTTGCAGGACATGGCCGGACTTGGCCACGAAAAGCTCACCGCCGCCCGCAACCAGCTTCTCGGCATGGCCAGCCAGCATCCGGATCTGGCCATGGTCCGCCCCAACGGCCTGGACGACACGCCGCAGTACCGCATCGACATCGACTGGGACAAGGCCGGCGCCCTGGGCCTGGCCGTGTCCGACGTGACCGGCGTTATCGCTACGGCCTGGGGCAGCTCCTATGTCAACGACTTCCTGGACAAAGGTCGCGTCAAAAAGGTCATCATGCAGGGCGAGGCGCCCTACCGCATGATGCCCGAAGACCTCACCCGCTGGCACGTGCGCGGCAAGTCCGGACAGATGGTACCCATGTCGAGCTTCGCCACGGCGCACTGGACTTCGGGCTCGCCCCGTCTGGAACGCTACAACGGCGTCCCGGCCATGCAGATCCTCGGCGCGCCCGCGCCGGGCAAAAGCTCCGGCCAGGCCATGGCGACCATGGAGAACCTGGCCGGCCAGTTGCCTGAAGGCATCGGCTACTCCTGGACGGGCCTGTCCTTCCAGGAACGCCAGGCCGGTTCCCAGACCGCCCTGCTCTACGGCCTCTCCATCCTCGTGGTCTTCCTTTGCCTCGCGGCCCTGTACGAAAGCTGGAGCCTGCCGGCATCGGTCATCCTGGTCGTGCCCATCGGCGTCGTCGGGGCCCTGGCCGCCGTCAGCCTGCGCGGCCTGACCAACGACGTCTACTTCCAGGTCGGTCTGCTCACGACCATGGGCCTGGCTGCCAAAAACGCCATCCTCATCGTCGAGTTCGCCAAGAGCCTAGTCGAATCGGGCATGGACATCATGACCGCGGTAGTCGAGGCGGCCAGACAGCGCCTGCGTCCCATCCTCATGACCTCCCTGGCCTTTGGCCTGGGCGTTCTGCCGCTGGCCCTGAACTCCGGCGCGGGGTCCGGCGGTCAGAACTCCATCGGCACGGGCGTTATCGGCGGCACCATCGCCTCGACCATCATCGGCTCCCTGCTTATCCCGGTCTTCTTCGTCATCGTGGCCAAGAGGGGACTCTCCCGCAAGGAACCCAAAAACGCGACCACTCGCGCCATAATCCCCGGAGGCCACCCATGCGAAGATTGA
- a CDS encoding efflux RND transporter periplasmic adaptor subunit codes for MKKILIPVVIVVAVGLGYLVWNSPSQANQPTAARVAPAPEVAVVTMQEKEVRLTTELPGRTAAYQTAEIRPQVGGIIQKRAFTEGAEIKAGQLLYQIDPSTYEVAVARAKAAVAKAKAELEPARLKAVRYRDLIRTKAVSQQDHDEVQAALALAEANVAAAQAELGAAHIDLERTKVLSPISGRIGRSTITPGALVTANQAQTMATVQQLDPIYVDLTQSNTELLRMKHALKSGAVQSAGEAATKVSLILEDGAVYAHEGVLQLAEASVDQSTGSVTLRAVFPNPERDLLPGMYVRAVVEEGVLASALLIPQQAVVRNAQGQPQAMVVDGEEKVAARPLELDRAVGGDWIVREGLAAGDRVVIEGLQKARPGVQVRVAQDAM; via the coding sequence ATGAAGAAAATACTCATTCCCGTTGTCATAGTGGTCGCCGTCGGCCTTGGCTATCTTGTCTGGAACAGCCCATCTCAGGCCAACCAGCCCACTGCGGCCCGGGTTGCTCCGGCACCGGAAGTGGCCGTGGTGACCATGCAGGAAAAGGAGGTCCGGCTGACTACGGAGTTGCCGGGACGCACCGCTGCGTACCAGACAGCTGAAATCCGGCCGCAGGTCGGCGGTATCATCCAGAAGCGGGCCTTTACCGAAGGCGCTGAGATCAAGGCCGGCCAGCTCCTGTATCAGATCGACCCATCCACCTATGAAGTGGCCGTGGCCCGCGCCAAGGCCGCCGTGGCCAAGGCCAAGGCCGAACTGGAGCCGGCTCGGCTCAAGGCCGTGCGCTACCGCGACCTGATCCGTACCAAGGCCGTCAGCCAGCAGGACCATGACGAAGTGCAGGCTGCCCTGGCCCTGGCCGAGGCCAATGTGGCCGCGGCTCAGGCCGAGCTTGGAGCCGCCCACATCGATCTTGAGCGGACCAAAGTCCTCTCGCCCATAAGCGGCCGCATCGGCCGATCCACCATCACCCCCGGCGCACTGGTCACGGCCAATCAGGCCCAGACAATGGCCACCGTGCAGCAACTCGACCCCATCTATGTCGACCTGACCCAGTCCAACACGGAACTTTTGCGCATGAAGCACGCCCTGAAAAGCGGGGCCGTCCAGTCCGCAGGCGAGGCCGCGACGAAAGTGAGCCTCATCCTTGAAGACGGCGCGGTCTACGCCCATGAAGGCGTCCTGCAGCTGGCCGAGGCCAGTGTCGATCAGAGCACCGGCTCCGTCACGCTGCGCGCCGTCTTCCCCAATCCCGAGCGCGACCTTCTGCCGGGCATGTATGTCCGCGCCGTCGTCGAGGAAGGGGTGCTGGCCAGCGCGCTGCTCATCCCGCAACAGGCCGTGGTCCGCAATGCGCAGGGTCAACCCCAGGCCATGGTCGTTGACGGCGAGGAAAAGGTGGCTGCCCGTCCCCTGGAACTGGACCGTGCGGTCGGCGGTGACTGGATTGTTCGTGAGGGGCTGGCCGCCGGGGATCGCGTGGTCATTGAAGGTTTGCAGAAGGCGCGCCCCGGCGTGCAGGTCCGTGTTGCCCAAGACGCGATGTAA
- a CDS encoding TetR/AcrR family transcriptional regulator, protein MAKRLTTIIRREQIAEAALALVADLGVGALTARNVARAVGVTAPALYRHFPGGKADILASVLDLLDDVKTEGIRQALEEPGPALTKLRRCYDLHISVVERYRALPNLVLSDALWSDETHLRDRLLANHQQHQSEVAGIIRQGQAAGEIRADIDADQIFVQFLGQFLTIAILYSRRGDMIDPKTQAEANWKMFAQGVTP, encoded by the coding sequence ATGGCAAAACGACTGACCACAATAATTCGCCGCGAACAGATCGCCGAAGCGGCCCTGGCGCTGGTTGCCGACCTGGGTGTCGGGGCGCTGACCGCACGCAACGTGGCCCGCGCCGTGGGTGTGACCGCGCCGGCCCTGTACAGACATTTCCCCGGCGGCAAGGCCGACATCCTGGCCAGCGTCCTGGACCTGCTCGACGACGTCAAGACCGAAGGAATCCGTCAGGCCCTCGAAGAACCGGGCCCGGCCCTGACCAAGTTGCGCCGCTGCTACGACCTGCACATCAGCGTGGTTGAACGTTACCGCGCGCTGCCGAACCTAGTGCTCTCGGATGCGCTGTGGAGCGACGAGACCCACTTGCGGGACCGGCTGCTTGCCAATCATCAGCAGCACCAGTCCGAGGTGGCCGGCATCATCCGCCAGGGGCAGGCTGCCGGAGAAATCCGCGCCGATATCGATGCGGATCAGATATTCGTGCAGTTTCTGGGACAATTCCTGACCATCGCCATCCTGTACAGCAGGCGCGGCGACATGATCGATCCCAAAACCCAGGCTGAGGCCAACTGGAAAATGTTTGCCCAAGGCGTGACCCCCTGA
- a CDS encoding rubrerythrin family protein — MSKTTDNLKEAFAGESQANRKYLAFAKKAEEEGLPQVAKLFRAAAHAETIHAHAHLRLMKGVGSTAENLKEAVAGETHEFKSMYPAMIADAKAEGEKAAEKYFGFANQAEECHANLYSKAAEQMSELAAVDYYVCSICGHIHEGEPTDKCPICGAPPKAYGVVA, encoded by the coding sequence ATGAGCAAGACGACCGATAATTTGAAAGAGGCCTTTGCCGGAGAATCCCAGGCTAACCGCAAATATCTGGCTTTCGCCAAAAAGGCTGAAGAAGAGGGGCTCCCGCAGGTCGCCAAGTTGTTTCGGGCTGCGGCTCACGCCGAGACCATCCACGCCCATGCCCATTTGCGCCTCATGAAGGGAGTCGGCTCCACGGCCGAGAACCTCAAAGAGGCTGTGGCTGGTGAAACCCATGAATTCAAGTCCATGTATCCGGCCATGATCGCCGACGCCAAGGCCGAAGGCGAAAAAGCCGCCGAAAAATATTTCGGTTTCGCCAACCAGGCCGAGGAATGCCACGCAAACCTCTACTCCAAGGCGGCGGAGCAGATGAGCGAACTGGCGGCCGTGGACTACTACGTCTGCAGCATCTGCGGGCACATCCACGAAGGTGAGCCCACCGATAAATGTCCGATCTGCGGCGCGCCCCCCAAGGCATATGGCGTCGTAGCCTAA